Proteins from a single region of Paenibacillus sp. BIHB 4019:
- a CDS encoding RDD family protein, producing the protein MVYAGFWKRLCAYYIDAYIITIISYISVLALMLFFSGLNGLSFSEFTDNNETNGFFIGVFLLIPFILIVTWLYFAFMEMSPAQGTLGKMDLGIIVTDERFERVTFGRATGRFFGRILSGMILYIGFLMIPFTSKKQGLHDKMAKTYVVDKKVLLLAKQFGLDVHQPPFVQYPTYSAYTPEQPPLAPFGKE; encoded by the coding sequence TTGGTTTATGCAGGTTTTTGGAAAAGGTTATGTGCGTATTACATTGATGCTTATATTATTACAATCATTAGCTATATAAGTGTATTAGCTTTAATGCTCTTTTTTAGTGGTTTAAATGGGCTGTCGTTCTCTGAATTTACGGATAACAATGAAACGAATGGCTTTTTTATTGGGGTATTTCTCTTGATTCCTTTCATTCTGATCGTAACTTGGCTTTACTTCGCGTTCATGGAAATGTCGCCCGCTCAAGGGACACTGGGGAAAATGGATCTTGGCATCATCGTAACCGATGAGCGTTTTGAACGTGTGACGTTTGGCCGCGCGACGGGAAGATTTTTTGGAAGAATCTTATCTGGAATGATTTTGTATATCGGTTTTCTTATGATTCCATTCACAAGCAAGAAGCAAGGGCTGCACGACAAGATGGCAAAAACCTATGTGGTGGATAAAAAAGTTCTGCTGCTGGCAAAGCAGTTTGGTCTGGATGTGCATCAGCCGCCGTTTGTGCAGTATCCGACGTATTCCGCATATACGCCAGAGCAGCCACCGTTGGCGCCTTTTGGGAAAGAGTGA
- a CDS encoding serine/threonine protein phosphatase, whose translation MRKENSSFKTDFLSEAGTFMENRDYFAYVELDDRACWIVADGCDNDVEVRSAEMAVQCLLENFTHRPTMSKRKLESYLQEAQDWLRLESRRVRLKASLIMVVTDYTRIVWAVAGNARLYHFRGGRLLGQSKDLSLAQAMADRESISAYKVDRHEERHNLLQYVGKPEGLEPFISKKTALNDGDVLLLVTPGMWESVDVPEMLDSLEDTEDPTALVDTLEEVLLSKQQPVIGNYTAAAVYVDKVYKEDKKKWSKWVKRIALVMIPVIIAAGFAIYYKSRTAARMAEGLANMLEYEQTGDTYVEERNYAQALKSYSEARAEAKKLKDKVHIALYGVKYKKVDLIVAGDGFLKDGDYEKALTQYKKAKEETKNDGLYDQQELDQKISQIDEYVRIAAIVQEADLKAEGQDYSAAVLLYKQARKAALNVGFADGEKEIKTKLDEAEAKIAELVKEQKLLKAENLEKRGDRSFAAGNYEAAIDAYTQAQAIYQEIAVLEPVFKLERSIGKAEDKLNPVPSPAAGGDAGMGDGGGAGSDGTGSGSEANSAAGGSSAGSGNASSSAGNNSGASGSGGTGNNSGASGSGADASGAGGTANSTADAGSSAGSGAGTGGGTVDATPAATPAPTKAPDQEATQQANTTG comes from the coding sequence ATGAGAAAGGAAAACAGCAGCTTCAAAACGGATTTCCTGTCGGAGGCAGGGACGTTTATGGAAAATCGGGATTATTTTGCTTACGTCGAGCTGGATGACAGAGCCTGCTGGATTGTCGCGGATGGCTGCGATAACGATGTGGAGGTGCGCAGCGCCGAAATGGCAGTGCAGTGCCTGCTTGAAAACTTCACGCATAGGCCGACAATGTCAAAGCGCAAGCTGGAGTCTTATTTGCAGGAAGCGCAGGATTGGCTTCGCCTCGAAAGCCGGCGCGTACGGCTGAAGGCGAGCCTGATTATGGTCGTTACGGATTATACCCGCATCGTATGGGCGGTAGCGGGCAATGCGCGGCTTTATCATTTTCGCGGGGGAAGGCTGCTTGGTCAAAGCAAGGATTTATCTTTAGCGCAGGCGATGGCGGATCGCGAAAGCATTTCCGCCTATAAGGTAGACCGTCACGAGGAGCGCCATAATTTGCTGCAATACGTCGGCAAGCCGGAAGGCTTAGAGCCGTTTATTTCGAAAAAGACGGCGCTAAATGACGGCGACGTGCTGCTGCTCGTTACGCCAGGCATGTGGGAAAGCGTGGACGTTCCTGAAATGCTGGATTCGCTGGAGGATACAGAGGACCCGACCGCGCTCGTCGATACGCTTGAGGAAGTGCTGCTCAGCAAGCAGCAGCCGGTCATTGGCAATTATACGGCGGCCGCTGTCTACGTAGATAAAGTGTACAAGGAAGACAAGAAAAAATGGAGCAAATGGGTGAAGCGGATTGCGCTGGTGATGATTCCGGTCATCATTGCGGCCGGCTTCGCTATTTATTATAAAAGCCGGACTGCGGCGCGGATGGCGGAAGGCCTTGCCAATATGCTGGAATATGAGCAGACGGGCGACACCTACGTCGAGGAGCGCAATTATGCGCAAGCGCTGAAATCGTACAGCGAAGCCCGTGCCGAAGCCAAGAAGCTTAAGGATAAAGTGCATATCGCCTTATATGGCGTGAAATACAAGAAGGTCGATCTCATCGTCGCCGGAGACGGGTTTTTGAAGGACGGCGACTACGAGAAGGCGCTGACGCAATACAAGAAGGCGAAGGAAGAGACGAAAAATGACGGGCTCTATGACCAGCAGGAGTTGGATCAGAAAATAAGCCAAATCGATGAATATGTCCGCATCGCCGCGATTGTGCAGGAGGCGGATTTGAAGGCCGAAGGGCAGGATTATTCGGCAGCGGTGCTGCTCTACAAGCAGGCGCGCAAGGCTGCGCTTAATGTGGGATTTGCGGACGGCGAGAAGGAAATTAAGACGAAGCTGGATGAAGCCGAGGCGAAAATTGCCGAGCTTGTGAAGGAGCAGAAGCTGCTGAAGGCCGAGAATTTGGAGAAGCGCGGCGACCGCAGCTTTGCCGCCGGCAATTATGAGGCGGCGATTGACGCTTATACGCAAGCACAGGCGATTTATCAGGAAATCGCGGTGCTGGAGCCGGTGTTCAAGCTGGAGCGCAGCATCGGCAAGGCGGAGGATAAGCTGAACCCGGTGCCTAGCCCGGCAGCGGGCGGCGATGCCGGCATGGGGGATGGTGGCGGAGCGGGCAGTGACGGAACGGGAAGCGGCAGCGAAGCGAATAGTGCTGCTGGCGGAAGCAGCGCGGGCAGCGGCAATGCGAGCAGCAGCGCGGGCAACAATAGCGGAGCAAGCGGCAGCGGCGGTACAGGCAACAATAGCGGAGCAAGCGGCAGTGGCGCAGATGCTAGCGGTGCAGGCGGCACTGCCAATAGCACGGCCGATGCAGGTTCGTCAGCCGGAAGCGGCGCGGGAACGGGCGGCGGTACGGTTGACGCTACTCCGGCGGCAACGCCAGCGCCAACTAAGGCGCCCGATCAGGAGGCAACGCAGCAGGCGAATACAACGGGCTAG
- a CDS encoding normocyte-binding protein yields MKDIIQDRLSRMEDLEQRKILKQLMTSMFNGVVDYQEKMNRELEQRIFGELGAGDDKNDIFVTVCAREDIDPIHDFLYPMLPGDAKQPEIPLHDIIAGLSRKQECKLLTVFMECSYPELNELLARRRIFQGKMETNRGSYAISARAERSQTYTGEIERLYDVFQKNGIPWKTLNHPYAYKFIDLVLTGSDRIPEEDEEILEISVDLEQYERFKKPDIVPLWNIERLEIRNSGFPVPAADRINYEHVLSLRKTGADHGYLVDGDEQDVRYIKRSAEDLTVVSPKEASGVWSVWKLTQPIMSQVGKLDYPLFSNRRREGFIGKYARQQSVAVRAVSELMRLVHSFEAADALELASAEVDGKPLGRSGQTYGMNPFISDNIRSESGKKRLKLTFRRRGAAQAGADFVLNDVMSFMVSEIQMHFPEYSCEGEWA; encoded by the coding sequence ATGAAGGACATCATACAGGATCGGCTTAGCCGGATGGAGGATTTGGAGCAGCGAAAAATATTAAAGCAGCTCATGACCAGCATGTTCAACGGGGTCGTCGATTATCAGGAGAAGATGAACCGCGAGCTTGAGCAGCGCATCTTCGGAGAACTGGGAGCGGGTGACGACAAAAATGATATTTTCGTCACCGTCTGCGCGCGAGAGGATATCGATCCGATCCATGATTTTTTGTATCCGATGCTGCCGGGAGACGCCAAGCAGCCGGAAATTCCGCTGCATGACATTATTGCAGGCCTAAGCCGCAAGCAGGAGTGCAAGCTGCTGACGGTGTTTATGGAATGCAGCTATCCCGAGCTGAATGAGCTGCTGGCACGGCGCCGCATTTTTCAAGGGAAGATGGAAACGAATCGGGGCAGCTACGCCATAAGCGCTCGCGCGGAGCGCAGCCAGACCTACACGGGCGAGATTGAGCGGCTTTATGATGTTTTTCAAAAAAATGGCATACCGTGGAAGACGTTAAATCATCCTTACGCCTACAAGTTTATAGATCTCGTACTGACTGGAAGCGACCGCATTCCGGAGGAAGACGAGGAAATTTTAGAAATTAGCGTCGATCTGGAGCAGTATGAGCGGTTTAAAAAGCCGGACATTGTGCCGCTATGGAACATTGAGCGACTGGAAATTCGCAACAGCGGCTTTCCCGTTCCGGCGGCGGACCGCATCAATTACGAGCATGTGCTGTCGCTGCGCAAAACGGGAGCGGATCACGGCTATCTCGTAGATGGCGATGAGCAGGATGTCCGTTACATCAAGCGTTCCGCCGAGGATTTGACTGTTGTCAGCCCGAAGGAGGCATCCGGCGTATGGAGCGTTTGGAAGCTGACCCAGCCGATTATGTCGCAGGTTGGCAAGCTTGATTACCCCTTGTTCTCCAATCGCAGGCGTGAAGGCTTCATTGGCAAATATGCCCGCCAGCAGTCGGTGGCGGTGCGGGCAGTCAGCGAGCTGATGCGGCTTGTGCATTCCTTCGAGGCTGCGGATGCGCTGGAGCTGGCAAGCGCCGAGGTAGATGGCAAGCCGCTCGGCCGCAGCGGGCAGACGTATGGAATGAACCCTTTCATCAGCGATAATATCCGCTCGGAATCGGGCAAGAAGCGGCTGAAGCTGACCTTTCGGAGGCGCGGGGCGGCGCAGGCCGGGGCTGATTTTGTGCTGAATGATGTGATGAGCTTTATGGTATCTGAAATTCAAATGCATTTTCCGGAATATAGCTGCGAAGGAGAATGGGCTTGA
- a CDS encoding DNA and RNA helicase produces MFADRYPSFQKGRILKTEMLSNLRDYPRQMFDIQYSSYSNGIICGAEVLVGEETLTIKRGIVKHNGRLFSLEQDYELPYSATGNETLIKIRFPSEPSVRSDITSYETEIVLEPAGQLRGNELELGRYKLKPGARLRQSYEGFHDLITEYNTVQLIHVEHAAYGRSTMDPIVMRLYGEELLMRGCSDPHDISFAMLCLNEGTVAMPVIEHYVAARLGLERRGVQRGFHMGAKGGSGAGAHSAAGRERMGDTGKFDDPPPVDRDQLYGNLRRILGSVHRGGAAKGDLRPGGMRRMLVD; encoded by the coding sequence ATGTTTGCAGACCGCTATCCCAGCTTTCAGAAGGGCCGGATTCTAAAGACGGAGATGCTCAGCAATTTGCGGGATTACCCGCGGCAAATGTTCGACATCCAGTACAGCAGCTATTCGAATGGCATTATTTGCGGGGCCGAGGTGCTGGTGGGCGAGGAAACGCTGACAATCAAGCGCGGCATCGTCAAGCATAACGGGCGGCTGTTCAGCCTGGAGCAGGATTATGAGCTGCCTTATTCGGCAACGGGAAATGAGACGCTGATTAAAATCCGTTTCCCATCGGAGCCGAGTGTACGCAGTGATATTACGAGCTATGAGACGGAAATCGTGCTGGAGCCTGCTGGCCAGCTGCGCGGGAACGAGCTTGAGCTGGGACGGTACAAGCTCAAGCCGGGCGCAAGGCTGCGCCAAAGCTATGAGGGGTTTCATGATTTGATCACCGAGTACAACACGGTGCAGCTCATTCATGTCGAGCATGCCGCTTACGGGCGCAGCACGATGGACCCGATCGTCATGCGCCTGTACGGAGAAGAGCTGCTGATGCGCGGCTGCTCTGATCCGCATGACATTTCGTTTGCGATGCTGTGCCTGAATGAAGGAACGGTGGCGATGCCGGTCATTGAGCATTATGTAGCCGCAAGGCTGGGGCTGGAACGCCGAGGCGTGCAGCGGGGTTTTCATATGGGAGCGAAAGGCGGTTCAGGCGCTGGAGCTCATTCAGCGGCTGGCCGCGAACGGATGGGCGATACGGGGAAATTCGATGACCCGCCTCCAGTGGACCGGGACCAGCTGTATGGCAATTTGCGCCGAATACTCGGCAGCGTGCATCGCGGAGGAGCGGCGAAAGGCGATCTTCGCCCAGGCGGCATGCGGCGGATGCTGGTGGATTAA
- a CDS encoding molecular chaperone: MRSYTYKLTKPGAENNAGARPQGEAAATREAEQSQGSYDEGAAIAAGDKRAGGPKGYGQGQDPAQGDQGGYSQGSGNNDGYGQGQNQGYPDGNGQGAGNRGGNGGYGGNAGYSGNGQNQGQGGRGQAGGYGNGGLDDGGYGNANGSTNGNGNGNGNVNGNGRAAGNGPAAKLGGSYLDKEDAANTGNGIGNGSSNNRYSSNGAGGNGDMRGASGAARQPSGMRTHYAPPGAKGLGPQAGQNARGAAARRYSLAELEQMTTHQLRSICHQERIVKGVVEAQSREELVRIVLKYRGADESLFIDEYEEQGFERLEYALQHYLNTPLRDAASIHIPAKITIYNGLPLGRRDGYQVRAPHVPSVCESNVLIVNEQEEVCGILRLVKDGLEPGVFMLCADKNTVYRRTANRNYSLLLFRKQDSEYLYKAYYSNRLMPPANLHYWRMPVSELDIREVEQTQAVLAIDFGTSNTTAGAFLDYGFIAEPSSHDILNGKLRLGTINYVSFAKTAEGDVAGGDFLHSGGSGMGVASTAGWIEMLPTAIGVADCADMGDIKYTYGYEAMRQLKHNAHAGRTSVFLGMKRWVNGIGKMEEVSDASGNTAVLRRSELIRAYLLHVIQTAEHQFKCRFKHLHFTSPVKLKEPFMAMFQEVLDDDYVIETEHALDEGMAVLYNTIADQIEQDRYMEGETFEALVIDCGGGTTDLSSCRFRIEEGRISYNIDIRTAYENGDTNFGGNNLTYRVMQYIKIVFADYYARGRVLTDLDELIGIPGADLFRHVDEYGVTAVYEPLEQRYREAERVLPTRFKQYENRTRDDYWRVRRNFYFLWELAEELKVAFFRRTSTFRRKFEIAEQTARSGRMDRGDNDLEVMPIAGWCLSLNEGGRFTDRHDSPDAVFTVNEMSKLLRADIYNIVRAFLEDFYEDGRLQQYAMIKLTGQSCRIEAFREALKEFVPGRSIEFGLKADEAGKVPELKLACLRGAIRYLTARKLGQIQTTVTRSAPVVPYTVTAYTHQGGEKVLISSMEQLSRMRGAVSRLMHVSEVAFYLKSGDDKLQRKYVYDNSRSVYNAALYEEIAALYGEQIPQEETDLIVNGEVKFFVVTGENQWGFHIVPVARMQEQLLLGEKRLFTFEDDLSELDFFDGLK, from the coding sequence ATGCGCAGCTATACCTATAAATTAACGAAGCCCGGTGCTGAAAATAACGCAGGAGCGCGGCCCCAGGGCGAAGCGGCGGCAACCCGCGAAGCGGAGCAGTCCCAAGGCAGCTACGACGAAGGAGCTGCAATAGCTGCCGGGGACAAAAGAGCAGGAGGCCCGAAAGGCTACGGGCAAGGGCAAGACCCAGCCCAAGGCGATCAAGGCGGGTATAGCCAAGGTTCGGGAAACAACGATGGATATGGACAAGGCCAAAACCAAGGCTATCCGGATGGAAACGGGCAAGGTGCTGGCAATCGTGGTGGAAACGGCGGATACGGCGGAAACGCTGGGTACAGTGGAAACGGGCAAAATCAAGGTCAAGGCGGCCGCGGGCAAGCAGGCGGTTATGGAAATGGCGGCTTGGATGATGGTGGCTATGGCAATGCCAATGGCAGCACGAACGGAAATGGCAATGGGAACGGGAATGTTAACGGTAACGGAAGGGCGGCTGGCAATGGTCCAGCGGCAAAGCTCGGCGGCAGCTACTTGGATAAAGAGGATGCAGCTAACACTGGCAATGGAATTGGAAATGGGAGCAGCAATAACCGTTATTCCAGTAACGGCGCAGGCGGCAATGGCGATATGCGGGGAGCTTCGGGAGCAGCGCGCCAGCCATCTGGGATGAGAACGCATTATGCGCCGCCAGGAGCGAAAGGTCTCGGCCCGCAAGCGGGGCAAAATGCCCGCGGTGCAGCGGCAAGGCGCTATTCGCTTGCTGAGCTTGAGCAAATGACGACGCATCAGCTGCGCAGTATTTGCCATCAGGAGCGCATTGTCAAAGGTGTTGTCGAAGCGCAGAGCCGCGAGGAGCTCGTTCGCATTGTGCTAAAATATCGCGGCGCAGATGAAAGCCTGTTTATTGATGAATACGAGGAGCAGGGCTTTGAGCGGCTCGAATATGCGTTGCAGCATTATTTAAATACGCCGCTGCGCGATGCGGCAAGCATCCACATTCCGGCGAAAATTACGATCTACAACGGCCTGCCGCTGGGTCGGCGGGATGGCTATCAGGTGCGTGCGCCTCATGTGCCGAGCGTGTGCGAATCGAATGTGCTTATTGTCAATGAGCAGGAGGAAGTGTGCGGGATTTTGCGTCTGGTAAAAGATGGATTAGAGCCAGGCGTCTTTATGCTGTGCGCAGATAAAAATACGGTGTACCGCCGGACGGCGAACCGCAATTACAGCCTGCTGCTGTTCCGCAAGCAGGATTCGGAATATTTATATAAAGCCTATTACAGCAATCGGCTGATGCCGCCTGCCAATTTGCATTACTGGCGCATGCCGGTGTCCGAGCTGGACATTCGCGAGGTGGAGCAGACGCAGGCGGTGCTTGCGATTGACTTCGGCACGTCGAATACGACGGCGGGCGCATTTCTCGATTATGGCTTTATTGCCGAGCCGAGCAGCCATGATATTTTGAACGGCAAGCTGCGGCTGGGAACGATTAATTATGTATCCTTTGCCAAAACAGCTGAAGGCGATGTCGCTGGCGGGGACTTTCTTCATTCTGGCGGCAGTGGAATGGGCGTTGCGTCCACGGCTGGCTGGATTGAAATGCTGCCGACGGCGATTGGTGTAGCCGATTGCGCCGATATGGGCGATATCAAATACACCTATGGGTATGAGGCGATGCGACAGCTCAAGCATAATGCGCATGCGGGGAGAACGAGCGTTTTTCTCGGGATGAAGCGTTGGGTGAATGGGATCGGCAAAATGGAGGAAGTAAGCGACGCCAGCGGCAATACCGCCGTGCTGAGGCGAAGCGAGCTTATACGCGCTTATTTGCTGCATGTCATTCAAACCGCAGAGCATCAGTTCAAATGCCGCTTTAAGCATTTGCATTTTACAAGCCCGGTGAAGCTGAAAGAGCCGTTTATGGCGATGTTCCAGGAAGTGCTGGACGATGACTACGTCATTGAAACGGAGCATGCGCTCGATGAGGGCATGGCCGTGCTGTACAACACGATAGCTGATCAAATCGAGCAGGATCGTTACATGGAGGGCGAGACGTTCGAAGCGCTCGTAATCGATTGTGGCGGGGGAACAACGGACCTATCCTCGTGCCGCTTCCGCATTGAGGAAGGGCGAATCTCTTACAACATCGATATTCGCACCGCTTACGAGAATGGCGACACGAATTTTGGCGGCAATAATCTCACGTACCGGGTGATGCAATATATCAAAATCGTTTTTGCCGATTATTATGCCCGAGGCCGTGTCTTGACGGATCTCGATGAGCTGATCGGCATACCCGGCGCGGACTTGTTCCGCCATGTGGATGAATATGGCGTTACCGCGGTATATGAGCCGCTGGAGCAGCGGTACCGGGAAGCGGAGCGGGTGCTGCCTACGCGCTTCAAGCAGTATGAGAACCGGACGCGTGACGATTATTGGCGGGTACGGCGCAATTTTTATTTTTTATGGGAGCTGGCAGAGGAGCTTAAGGTTGCGTTCTTTCGCCGGACGAGCACGTTCCGCAGAAAGTTCGAAATTGCAGAGCAGACGGCTCGCTCCGGGCGGATGGATCGCGGGGACAATGACCTTGAAGTGATGCCGATTGCCGGCTGGTGCTTGTCGCTCAATGAAGGCGGCAGGTTCACCGATCGCCATGACAGTCCGGATGCGGTGTTCACGGTCAATGAAATGTCCAAGCTGCTGAGGGCAGATATTTATAATATTGTGCGGGCGTTTTTGGAGGATTTTTATGAGGATGGCCGTTTGCAGCAGTACGCCATGATCAAGCTGACCGGGCAATCGTGCCGAATTGAGGCGTTCCGCGAGGCGCTCAAGGAATTTGTGCCGGGACGCAGCATTGAGTTTGGGCTGAAAGCAGATGAGGCGGGCAAGGTGCCGGAGCTGAAGCTGGCATGCCTGCGCGGGGCGATCCGGTATTTGACGGCGCGCAAGCTGGGCCAAATTCAGACGACGGTGACGCGGAGCGCGCCAGTCGTGCCGTATACGGTGACGGCCTATACGCATCAAGGCGGCGAAAAAGTGCTCATCAGCAGCATGGAGCAGCTTAGCCGGATGCGGGGCGCGGTGTCGCGGCTGATGCATGTGTCGGAGGTCGCTTTTTATCTCAAGAGCGGGGACGACAAGCTGCAGCGCAAATACGTGTATGATAACAGCCGCAGCGTTTACAATGCCGCGTTATATGAAGAAATCGCCGCCTTGTACGGCGAACAGATTCCGCAGGAGGAAACGGATTTAATCGTGAATGGGGAAGTGAAATTTTTCGTCGTGACGGGCGAAAATCAATGGGGCTTCCACATCGTTCCGGTCGCGCGGATGCAGGAGCAGCTCTTGCTGGGCGAGAAGCGGCTGTTCACATTCGAGGATGATTTATCGGAGCTGGATTTCTTTGACGGGCTGAAATAG
- a CDS encoding contractile injection system protein, VgrG/Pvc8 family, with amino-acid sequence MSERTERPAERVGRMEARGAKQEAGGTEFMAGHAAARPMARKKLVEARAARPQKQAEGMEKHEAKPSVQMGSADHLEARPSGQAERLDNREARAAGQMERAEGHAARPSGQAKHVEKQEAHPAAAMARMGSMTSGMSGLVERAKGRAERPGGRAERPESMRIHPSAATTTAIQSESASSQTAHPIYTLADIHMTENPYEQITALTIVKEVNEHIQLTLSGIVPESKLDVYIERISDNEPIEVYTQTEESGKRTLFHGIITNARIQVVQNVRKLTIEAHSRTFLMDLKKETRSYQNGQQTYEQILNQLASDYPNANVVDEASQGKAIGGLIMQYLETDWAFAKRLASHFNMPLLAISAMPGIRFYAGVPEAGGEVVLTETNYSIRKEMGVYKQLAENSKASFTEQGRMIYEVTSHTAIELGSAVQFQRRSLFVYRVEARTEQGLLVYHYDLREREGFRCGTRYLEEITGISLFGTIAGVEKDKVKLKLKIDGGGADTWFPYSTVYSSPDGSGWYCMPEIGDEARLYFPDAEEKNAFAASSVDVASSDTTKRSDPAVKSISTKYGKQIVFQPGAVEIIGGGQMLMRLTDDGGIEINSDKKIMLTAVEDIEITSEANILIQGETGIDLKQGDAMLTVQDEVTLSGGKVNIV; translated from the coding sequence ATGAGTGAACGTACAGAAAGACCGGCAGAGCGAGTAGGACGTATGGAAGCACGCGGAGCAAAGCAGGAAGCTGGTGGCACGGAGTTTATGGCAGGTCATGCTGCGGCAAGGCCGATGGCTCGCAAGAAGCTAGTGGAAGCAAGAGCGGCTAGACCTCAGAAACAGGCGGAGGGGATGGAAAAACACGAAGCTAAACCATCGGTTCAAATGGGGAGTGCGGATCATCTTGAGGCAAGGCCGTCAGGCCAAGCGGAGCGTCTGGACAATCGTGAGGCAAGAGCAGCAGGTCAGATGGAGCGCGCGGAGGGTCATGCTGCAAGACCATCAGGTCAAGCCAAGCATGTGGAGAAGCAAGAAGCACACCCCGCAGCTGCAATGGCGCGCATGGGAAGCATGACATCCGGTATGTCAGGTCTAGTAGAGCGTGCGAAGGGCCGTGCAGAAAGACCGGGAGGACGAGCGGAGCGCCCGGAAAGTATGAGGATTCACCCATCCGCAGCCACCACCACCGCTATACAAAGCGAGAGTGCAAGCAGCCAAACGGCCCACCCGATTTACACCCTCGCAGACATACACATGACCGAAAACCCCTATGAGCAAATCACGGCCCTGACGATCGTAAAAGAAGTGAATGAGCATATTCAGCTGACGCTGAGTGGTATTGTGCCCGAGAGCAAGCTGGATGTCTATATCGAGCGCATCTCGGACAATGAGCCGATTGAGGTATACACGCAGACGGAGGAGAGCGGCAAGCGGACGCTTTTTCACGGCATCATTACGAACGCCCGCATTCAAGTGGTGCAAAACGTGCGTAAGCTGACGATCGAAGCGCACAGCCGCACGTTCCTGATGGATCTCAAGAAGGAAACGCGCTCCTACCAAAACGGGCAGCAAACGTATGAGCAGATTTTGAACCAGCTGGCGTCGGATTATCCGAATGCGAATGTCGTGGATGAAGCGTCGCAAGGCAAGGCGATAGGCGGCCTAATCATGCAATATCTAGAAACCGACTGGGCATTTGCTAAGCGGCTGGCATCGCATTTCAATATGCCGCTGCTGGCGATTAGCGCGATGCCGGGCATCCGTTTTTATGCGGGCGTGCCAGAGGCGGGCGGCGAGGTCGTGCTGACGGAGACAAACTATTCGATCCGCAAGGAAATGGGCGTCTACAAGCAATTGGCTGAAAATAGCAAAGCGAGCTTCACCGAGCAGGGCCGGATGATCTATGAGGTGACGAGCCATACCGCCATTGAACTGGGAAGCGCTGTTCAATTTCAGCGCCGTTCTTTGTTCGTATACCGGGTGGAAGCGCGCACGGAGCAAGGACTGCTCGTCTACCATTATGACCTACGAGAGCGGGAAGGATTTCGCTGCGGCACCCGTTATCTGGAGGAGATTACGGGTATTTCGCTATTCGGCACCATTGCTGGTGTGGAGAAAGACAAAGTAAAGCTGAAGCTGAAAATCGACGGCGGTGGAGCCGATACGTGGTTCCCGTATTCGACCGTGTATTCGTCGCCAGACGGAAGCGGCTGGTACTGCATGCCGGAGATCGGCGATGAGGCAAGGCTGTATTTCCCCGATGCGGAGGAGAAAAATGCGTTTGCGGCGAGCTCGGTCGACGTCGCATCTTCCGATACAACGAAGCGCAGCGATCCAGCGGTGAAAAGCATCAGTACGAAATATGGCAAGCAGATTGTGTTTCAGCCGGGCGCGGTGGAAATTATTGGGGGCGGTCAGATGCTGATGCGGCTGACCGACGACGGCGGAATTGAGATCAACAGCGATAAGAAAATTATGCTTACGGCTGTGGAAGATATTGAAATTACGAGCGAAGCGAACATTTTGATTCAAGGAGAGACGGGTATCGACTTGAAGCAGGGCGACGCGATGCTGACGGTGCAGGATGAAGTGACGCTGAGCGGCGGAAAGGTCAACATCGTATGA
- a CDS encoding iron-dependent peroxidase, translated as MGLNYVWDLVIKTEQKGLARKGLYFTPAKVYSPYMELSLPDLNASLVDREIEVNADYRFTDIFDGMFDLDYEECAELRVALFDIMMHFLADVDLSQGMNLREYYIRFILRDIEDGLFGDEVKHGLTLFTQGEREVIAANLLRLYETGEAVYLLKDTMRKLFKRSTIYVNCEEKDELVFYVGQKRTEAVEARIELVRRLFLPVRFVTEIYWEYHFGLLDVEETMQIDRIALY; from the coding sequence ATGGGCTTGAACTACGTATGGGATTTAGTCATCAAAACCGAGCAGAAGGGGCTTGCGCGGAAAGGGCTTTATTTTACACCGGCCAAAGTGTATTCGCCTTATATGGAGCTGAGCTTGCCCGATCTGAATGCGTCGCTTGTGGATCGGGAGATTGAGGTTAATGCGGATTACCGTTTTACGGATATTTTTGACGGCATGTTTGATTTGGATTATGAGGAATGCGCAGAGCTAAGAGTGGCGCTGTTCGATATTATGATGCACTTTCTCGCCGATGTGGATTTATCGCAGGGGATGAACCTGAGGGAATATTACATCCGGTTTATATTGCGGGATATTGAGGATGGCCTGTTCGGCGACGAGGTGAAGCATGGGCTGACGCTGTTTACCCAGGGCGAGCGGGAGGTTATTGCGGCGAATTTGCTGCGGCTCTATGAGACGGGCGAGGCGGTTTATCTATTGAAGGATACGATGCGCAAGCTGTTCAAGCGCTCGACGATATATGTGAATTGCGAAGAGAAGGACGAGCTTGTGTTTTACGTCGGGCAGAAGCGGACGGAGGCAGTCGAGGCGCGAATTGAGCTGGTGCGGCGGCTGTTTCTGCCTGTGCGGTTTGTGACCGAAATTTATTGGGAATATCATTTTGGCCTGCTTGATGTGGAAGAGACGATGCAAATCGACCGCATTGCGCTCTATTAG